From Haloarcula hispanica ATCC 33960, the proteins below share one genomic window:
- a CDS encoding potassium channel family protein, with translation MRFVIVGAGRVGLRTARVLQESGHEVVLIERDENAVERARTAGFEVIAGDGAIEETLGGADLEAADALGALTGDLNDNFVACMIAKEHGCRTVMRIDEDYREEIYRRYASDVDEVIYPERLGAIAAKNALLGGNIRAVADIAQNLQLVEFTIQKQSPMEGYSLSELELPSNSRLMAHGKGEAPLAIPDPDETLEAGDRVVILADFETLSDVRSIVVGESEPATALGGA, from the coding sequence ATGCGATTCGTTATCGTGGGTGCAGGTCGTGTCGGACTGCGGACGGCTCGCGTCCTGCAAGAGAGTGGCCACGAAGTTGTCCTCATCGAGCGCGATGAGAACGCGGTCGAGCGCGCGCGGACGGCTGGCTTCGAGGTGATCGCGGGTGACGGCGCTATCGAGGAGACACTCGGTGGCGCCGACCTCGAAGCCGCCGACGCGCTCGGCGCGCTCACCGGCGACCTCAACGACAACTTCGTCGCCTGTATGATCGCCAAGGAACACGGCTGTCGAACCGTTATGCGCATCGACGAGGACTACCGCGAGGAGATCTACCGACGCTACGCCTCCGACGTCGACGAGGTCATCTACCCCGAACGGCTGGGCGCTATCGCCGCGAAGAACGCGCTGCTGGGCGGGAACATCCGCGCAGTCGCCGACATCGCACAGAACCTCCAGCTCGTGGAGTTCACCATCCAGAAGCAATCGCCGATGGAGGGGTACTCACTGTCGGAGTTGGAGCTTCCGTCGAATTCCCGACTGATGGCGCACGGGAAAGGCGAAGCCCCGCTCGCCATTCCCGACCCGGACGAAACACTGGAGGCCGGTGACCGGGTCGTGATACTGGCCGACTTCGAGACGCTCTCCGACGTTCGTAGTATCGTTGTCGGTGAATCAGAGCCCGCGACCGCGCTTGGAGGTGCCTGA
- a CDS encoding Lrp/AsnC family transcriptional regulator, with amino-acid sequence MVIAYVMVKAHTGDADRLKSDIEAVDGVVEAHIVAGDVDFIAKVNVETPAEVKDVAATHIQEIQGVETTQTYIAMD; translated from the coding sequence ATGGTTATTGCGTACGTGATGGTCAAAGCCCACACCGGTGATGCGGATCGTCTGAAAAGTGATATCGAAGCCGTCGACGGCGTTGTCGAAGCCCACATCGTCGCCGGTGACGTCGACTTCATCGCAAAAGTGAACGTGGAGACGCCCGCCGAAGTCAAGGACGTCGCAGCGACACATATCCAGGAAATCCAGGGCGTCGAAACGACACAGACCTACATCGCGATGGACTAA
- a CDS encoding DUF5813 family protein has product MTDVPDDVAEAFDRHDALVPAGDSYAVETTNFDGRVTATEGEKWRTNYEVTVRAPSLQAATSDEVGDAVIDGWFETLERRLEDAPKATRTSVELDDYSVVEDGEQVVVTFEYTMGGERQAADVAKTFVEYVEGTYVEGVIPGYDYVGVVADLLDSASTGGSEGTRGGTPL; this is encoded by the coding sequence ATGACTGATGTGCCAGATGACGTTGCCGAAGCATTCGACCGACACGATGCGCTCGTCCCGGCCGGGGATAGCTACGCTGTCGAGACGACGAACTTCGACGGCCGCGTGACTGCAACTGAGGGCGAAAAGTGGCGGACGAACTACGAGGTGACGGTCAGAGCGCCGTCGCTACAGGCCGCGACAAGCGACGAGGTCGGTGACGCCGTCATCGACGGCTGGTTCGAGACGCTGGAGCGGCGGCTCGAGGACGCGCCGAAAGCGACCCGGACATCTGTCGAACTGGACGATTACAGCGTCGTCGAGGACGGCGAACAGGTCGTCGTCACGTTCGAGTACACGATGGGCGGCGAACGGCAAGCCGCAGACGTTGCCAAGACCTTCGTCGAGTACGTCGAAGGGACGTACGTCGAGGGCGTCATTCCCGGCTACGACTACGTTGGCGTCGTGGCTGACCTGCTCGATTCGGCGAGTACCGGCGGGAGCGAAGGCACCCGCGGCGGGACGCCGCTGTAG
- a CDS encoding DUF7529 family protein encodes MVKTGGEGTDDLERLAAGSDDRKASWKQTLEETQALADQRRANGREAVVVPAGDAGLQTVDDGDGLELVFVIPGNKAEEVTRLVESNPLEAYDVYRRTVGEQVFLAVEYFDPDAASLFIAGAYKLQDAGNAVTAANDGATFQTLLRKLDGTPVATFDHADRTKFLPTDRLPVEE; translated from the coding sequence ATGGTTAAGACAGGTGGCGAAGGGACAGACGACCTCGAACGGCTTGCCGCCGGTTCGGACGACCGCAAAGCATCGTGGAAACAGACGCTGGAAGAGACACAGGCGCTGGCTGACCAGCGGCGCGCTAACGGCCGCGAGGCCGTCGTCGTCCCGGCCGGGGACGCGGGCCTGCAGACAGTCGACGACGGTGACGGACTCGAACTCGTGTTCGTTATTCCGGGTAACAAGGCCGAGGAAGTGACGCGACTGGTCGAATCGAACCCACTCGAAGCGTACGACGTGTACCGGCGGACGGTCGGGGAGCAGGTGTTTCTGGCCGTCGAGTACTTCGATCCGGACGCCGCCTCGCTGTTCATCGCTGGCGCGTACAAACTCCAGGATGCCGGGAACGCGGTTACTGCCGCGAACGACGGTGCGACGTTCCAGACGTTGCTCAGGAAACTGGACGGGACGCCGGTCGCAACGTTCGACCACGCCGACCGGACGAAGTTCCTTCCGACCGACAGGCTCCCGGTCGAGGAGTAG
- a CDS encoding DUF7555 family protein: MDNLAGKVLDLLWYALGVTLTATLIGGVLSPLRGGGWLTVKFVLFFIGFALFGYASITLWRAPSLDSDESDESGVSFGVSARERTPFESVLARVVPPLDSLAPPEDRLSPPVKLFVASLFVLGLSLSMEVVFGVQ, from the coding sequence ATGGATAACCTGGCGGGGAAGGTACTCGATCTGCTGTGGTACGCCCTCGGCGTCACACTCACAGCAACGCTTATCGGTGGCGTGCTCTCGCCGCTCCGTGGCGGTGGCTGGCTGACGGTGAAGTTCGTGCTGTTTTTTATCGGCTTCGCGCTGTTCGGCTACGCATCGATCACCCTGTGGCGCGCGCCGTCCCTCGATTCCGACGAGTCTGATGAGTCCGGCGTGTCGTTCGGCGTGTCAGCGCGGGAGCGGACGCCGTTCGAGTCGGTGTTGGCCCGCGTCGTGCCGCCACTCGACTCGCTCGCCCCGCCCGAAGACCGGCTCTCACCGCCGGTGAAGCTATTCGTAGCGAGTCTGTTCGTCCTCGGGCTTTCACTGAGCATGGAGGTCGTCTTCGGCGTCCAGTGA
- a CDS encoding ABC transporter ATP-binding protein has translation MSESIVDTVSHQTGETLLDVQDLKTYYEGGGLFGGDPVKAVDGVNFEIARGETFGLVGESGCGKTTLGRTLIQLETATSGTVSFDGTDITELSGGDLKQWRRNAQMVFQDPESSLNDRMTVGEIIREPLDVHEQGTARERREKVRTLLDEVGLMPEHYYRYPHQFSGGQRQRIGIARALALEPEFVVLDEPVSALDVSVQAQILNLLEELQEEFGLTYLFIAHDLSVVRHICDRVGVMYLGNLMEVGPTEQLFQNPENPYTRALLSAIPEPDPTAQADRITLPGSPPSPRDPPEGCPFATRCPVRIRPEDIDASDEVWDRIREFRDVIRERSRAEQSIGERLKERLGFDTALADGDEIVEEEFSDVDLPPDVREHVEQAVTYLSDGDPDAARAYLKEAFGSRCDTETPQYYDVDDRRTSFCHRHATDHDAPGEELRRRGYDTHDG, from the coding sequence ATGAGTGAGTCAATCGTCGATACTGTGTCACACCAGACCGGCGAGACGTTGCTCGATGTGCAGGACCTGAAGACGTACTACGAAGGCGGTGGGCTGTTCGGTGGGGACCCGGTGAAAGCCGTCGACGGCGTGAACTTCGAGATCGCGCGCGGCGAGACGTTCGGGCTGGTCGGTGAATCCGGTTGTGGCAAGACGACTCTCGGTCGGACGCTCATCCAACTGGAGACGGCCACGTCCGGGACGGTCTCCTTCGATGGAACCGATATAACCGAACTCAGCGGCGGCGACCTCAAGCAGTGGCGCCGCAACGCCCAGATGGTGTTTCAGGACCCCGAATCGAGCCTCAACGACCGGATGACTGTCGGCGAGATCATCCGCGAGCCGCTGGACGTCCACGAACAGGGGACGGCCCGCGAGCGTCGGGAGAAGGTACGGACACTGCTCGACGAGGTCGGGCTCATGCCGGAGCACTACTACCGGTATCCCCACCAGTTCTCCGGCGGGCAGCGACAGCGTATCGGCATCGCTCGGGCACTCGCGCTCGAACCGGAGTTCGTCGTCCTCGACGAACCCGTGTCGGCACTCGACGTGTCCGTCCAGGCCCAGATACTCAATCTGCTGGAGGAACTTCAGGAGGAGTTCGGTCTCACGTACCTCTTCATCGCGCACGACCTGAGCGTGGTCCGGCACATCTGTGACCGCGTCGGGGTGATGTATCTCGGGAACCTCATGGAAGTCGGGCCGACGGAACAGCTGTTCCAGAACCCGGAAAACCCCTACACGCGCGCACTGCTGTCCGCAATTCCGGAACCGGATCCGACGGCTCAAGCGGACCGGATTACCCTGCCTGGCTCACCGCCGAGTCCACGGGACCCGCCGGAGGGGTGTCCCTTCGCAACGCGGTGCCCCGTCCGGATTCGGCCCGAAGACATAGACGCTAGCGACGAAGTGTGGGACCGGATTCGAGAGTTCCGTGATGTCATTCGCGAGCGGTCCCGCGCGGAACAGTCGATCGGTGAGCGGCTCAAGGAACGGCTCGGGTTCGATACCGCGTTGGCCGACGGGGATGAGATCGTCGAGGAGGAGTTCAGCGACGTGGACCTCCCGCCGGACGTGCGGGAGCACGTCGAACAGGCTGTGACGTATCTCAGTGATGGAGACCCCGACGCTGCACGGGCCTACCTCAAGGAAGCGTTCGGCAGTCGGTGTGACACCGAAACGCCGCAGTACTACGATGTCGACGACAGACGGACGAGCTTCTGTCACCGGCACGCGACGGACCACGACGCTCCCGGCGAAGAACTGCGTCGCCGTGGCTACGACACGCACGATGGATAA
- a CDS encoding ABC transporter ATP-binding protein: protein MSHTDDGEPLLAVDNLRTVFHSDREEIRAVDGVSFDIERGETLGIVGESGSGKSVTARSIMGLVDSPGEIREESSIRLDGRELTTLSEKQYRSVRGGDIAMVFQDPLSSLNPVYTVGNQIIEALELHRGMEGTEAKSEAIELLRAVGIPDAARRVDEFPHEFSGGMRQRAVIAMALACDPDLLICDEPTTALDVTIQAQILDLLQEIQTERDIGIMFITHDMGVIAEVADRVAVMYAGEVVEKAPVEELFANPHHPYTQGLLQSIPGRNPSTDRLPTIEGDVPTPHESASYCRFVSRCPKGFDECERVHPAHVEVGESADHTAACLLYPEDMPTDDTVTHHEENADQTGAEASEALSADDWPAERRKAGEDTGPAGSEDSDARADGGHGHSAGDTGRQLEGGDTDE, encoded by the coding sequence ATGAGCCACACCGACGACGGCGAGCCGCTGCTGGCCGTTGACAACCTCCGAACCGTGTTCCACAGCGACCGAGAGGAGATCCGCGCTGTCGACGGCGTTTCGTTCGACATCGAACGCGGCGAGACGCTCGGTATCGTCGGCGAATCCGGCTCTGGCAAGAGCGTCACCGCACGCTCGATAATGGGACTGGTCGACAGTCCGGGCGAAATCCGCGAGGAGTCGTCTATCCGATTAGACGGGAGAGAGCTGACGACGCTTTCCGAAAAGCAGTATCGGTCAGTTCGTGGCGGGGACATCGCGATGGTGTTTCAGGACCCGCTGAGCTCGCTCAACCCGGTGTACACTGTCGGGAACCAGATCATCGAGGCGCTGGAGCTCCACCGCGGTATGGAAGGCACCGAAGCCAAGTCGGAAGCCATCGAACTGCTGCGTGCAGTCGGTATCCCCGACGCGGCACGGCGTGTCGACGAGTTCCCCCACGAGTTCTCCGGCGGGATGCGCCAGCGAGCCGTCATCGCGATGGCACTAGCCTGTGACCCCGACCTGCTCATCTGTGATGAGCCGACGACAGCACTCGATGTCACCATTCAGGCCCAGATTCTGGACCTGCTACAGGAAATTCAGACGGAGCGTGACATCGGTATCATGTTCATTACGCACGACATGGGCGTCATCGCGGAGGTTGCCGACCGCGTCGCCGTGATGTACGCCGGCGAAGTCGTCGAGAAAGCACCCGTAGAGGAACTGTTCGCGAACCCACACCACCCATACACGCAGGGACTACTGCAGAGTATTCCCGGTCGGAACCCCAGTACGGATCGGCTGCCCACTATCGAAGGGGACGTGCCGACGCCACACGAATCGGCGTCGTACTGCCGGTTCGTCAGCCGATGTCCGAAGGGCTTCGACGAGTGTGAGCGGGTCCATCCCGCCCATGTGGAGGTCGGCGAATCAGCAGACCACACCGCCGCCTGTCTCCTGTATCCCGAAGATATGCCTACCGACGACACTGTGACACACCACGAAGAGAACGCAGACCAGACGGGCGCCGAGGCAAGCGAAGCGCTGTCGGCGGACGACTGGCCGGCTGAGCGCCGAAAAGCCGGTGAGGATACCGGCCCGGCCGGGTCCGAAGACAGCGATGCCCGGGCTGACGGTGGCCACGGCCACAGTGCCGGAGACACCGGCAGACAGCTGGAGGGAGGTGACACAGATGAGTGA
- a CDS encoding ABC transporter permease, producing METELTDDIDQPLKDRLRAHPRPALLWGAGLCILLLLEGPTYLDGLLGAIGAGLGLLPGAPGAEAFASASAFFSELPHLLSRELVPNRGYYDGSAWQGTFLGLEPKYAWLIRFLLVYAYVAALLGWLWYGYVLFRRHYRAADWTPTDDVIDRLRSHYWGLFGLTVVVFFVTMAAFAPVVGPTTAEENIEGPYSHDMKYYDEDTETVETITIGEANLGSASRGSGDSNVGVWSYDDFGRFHPVGTLVSGKDLFTFLAFGARVSLFIGLGSMAIAGFIATTLALVTAYYKGVTDLIVVLTSDSVQAMPALLLVILATVVFRNHWIAELYSGAMLFILLFALIRWPGLWRAVRGPALQVGEQEWVDAAKSYGQRPTVIMRKHMAPYILGYLLVYASLTLGGVIISVSALSFLGLGITAPTPEWGRAINIGQQYIASQSWHISLIPGILITLVVTGFNAFSDGIRDAIDPQSEGAEGGATGAAAGGGGG from the coding sequence ATGGAAACAGAACTCACCGATGACATCGATCAGCCGTTGAAGGACCGACTCAGGGCACACCCCAGACCGGCACTACTGTGGGGAGCAGGACTCTGTATCCTGTTGCTGCTTGAAGGACCGACATACCTCGATGGGCTGCTTGGCGCGATAGGCGCCGGACTCGGGTTGCTCCCGGGAGCACCCGGCGCCGAGGCGTTCGCCAGTGCGTCAGCCTTCTTCAGCGAACTGCCGCATCTGTTGAGCCGGGAACTGGTACCCAACCGAGGGTATTACGACGGGAGCGCCTGGCAGGGGACCTTCCTCGGCCTTGAGCCGAAATACGCGTGGCTCATCCGCTTCCTGCTTGTGTATGCATACGTTGCAGCGTTGCTAGGCTGGCTGTGGTACGGCTACGTCCTTTTCCGTCGGCACTACCGCGCTGCTGACTGGACGCCGACTGACGACGTCATCGACCGACTCCGAAGCCACTACTGGGGCCTGTTCGGGCTCACTGTCGTCGTCTTCTTCGTCACGATGGCCGCGTTCGCGCCCGTTGTCGGCCCAACCACGGCCGAAGAGAATATCGAGGGACCGTACTCCCACGATATGAAGTACTACGACGAGGACACGGAGACGGTCGAAACAATTACCATCGGTGAAGCGAACCTCGGTTCCGCTTCCCGCGGTAGCGGGGACAGCAACGTCGGAGTCTGGAGTTACGACGACTTCGGGCGGTTCCACCCTGTCGGAACGCTCGTCAGCGGCAAGGACCTGTTCACCTTCCTCGCGTTCGGCGCACGGGTGTCACTGTTCATCGGGCTCGGGTCGATGGCGATTGCGGGCTTTATCGCAACGACGCTGGCATTAGTTACCGCCTACTACAAGGGGGTGACTGACCTCATCGTGGTGCTGACCAGCGACTCCGTCCAGGCAATGCCAGCATTGCTGCTGGTGATTCTTGCGACGGTGGTGTTCAGGAACCACTGGATAGCAGAGCTATACAGCGGGGCCATGCTGTTCATCCTCCTGTTCGCGTTGATACGCTGGCCGGGGCTGTGGCGAGCGGTCCGTGGCCCTGCACTACAGGTCGGTGAACAGGAGTGGGTCGACGCGGCAAAGAGTTACGGCCAGCGACCCACTGTGATTATGCGGAAACATATGGCACCGTATATCCTCGGTTATCTCCTGGTTTACGCCTCCCTGACGCTCGGTGGCGTGATTATTTCCGTCTCTGCACTCTCGTTCCTCGGACTCGGGATCACCGCCCCGACTCCTGAGTGGGGGCGGGCGATCAACATCGGACAACAGTACATCGCCAGTCAGTCCTGGCACATCTCGCTCATCCCGGGTATCCTGATTACGCTGGTTGTCACCGGCTTCAACGCATTCAGCGACGGGATTCGTGACGCTATCGACCCACAGAGCGAGGGTGCCGAAGGCGGTGCGACTGGCGCGGCCGCCGGAGGTGGTGGCGGATGA
- a CDS encoding ABC transporter permease, whose product MSRFTYLFKRVALSIPVIIFGTTVTFAIIRLGPLSPAAAILGPQGDARAIRQIEQRLGLNEPLWEQYFDFMGNLFLFDLGQSWVVNSGTPAIDLIISYAPRTIWLGFWAVLIALGIGIPLGFYAGLNPNTFSDYFASFGGIVWRAMPNFWLAVILVTVLSQTEQLFGFSWTSFIVETNVVTSPNLAVLRSPTRLITDPGQAWTNLAKATKQILPPALVLGSASMGTEMRIGRTAVLETINSKYVETAKAKGVSPRVLVWKHIFRNALIPLVPVITAEAFILIGGSVLVETVFSINGIGLLFVKAAKQGDLPLVGTLMYLFILLIVGLNIVQDFAYTIIDPRVGYDG is encoded by the coding sequence ATGAGCCGCTTCACATACCTGTTCAAGCGTGTGGCTCTGTCAATCCCCGTTATCATTTTCGGGACGACAGTAACGTTTGCAATCATCCGGCTGGGGCCGCTTAGCCCCGCGGCAGCGATCCTCGGACCGCAAGGCGATGCGCGTGCGATTCGACAGATCGAGCAACGATTGGGATTGAACGAGCCCCTCTGGGAGCAGTACTTCGATTTCATGGGTAATCTGTTCCTGTTTGATCTGGGCCAATCGTGGGTCGTCAACTCCGGAACGCCGGCCATCGACCTCATCATCAGCTATGCCCCACGGACGATCTGGCTCGGGTTCTGGGCGGTCCTGATCGCCCTCGGAATCGGAATTCCACTCGGCTTCTACGCCGGCCTGAATCCCAATACGTTCTCTGACTACTTCGCCTCCTTCGGTGGAATTGTCTGGCGAGCGATGCCGAACTTCTGGCTTGCGGTGATTCTGGTTACGGTGCTTTCACAGACAGAGCAGCTGTTCGGGTTCAGCTGGACCAGCTTCATCGTGGAGACCAATGTCGTGACCTCTCCGAACCTCGCCGTGCTCAGGAGCCCGACGAGATTGATAACTGATCCCGGGCAGGCATGGACAAATCTGGCGAAAGCGACAAAACAGATACTGCCGCCCGCACTGGTGCTCGGGTCCGCGTCGATGGGCACAGAGATGCGTATCGGCCGAACCGCCGTCCTTGAGACAATCAACTCGAAGTACGTCGAAACGGCCAAGGCCAAAGGCGTCTCACCGCGAGTGCTGGTGTGGAAGCACATCTTCCGGAACGCCCTGATTCCGCTCGTGCCGGTCATCACTGCGGAAGCGTTCATCCTGATCGGCGGATCAGTGCTCGTCGAGACTGTCTTCTCTATCAACGGTATCGGCCTGCTGTTCGTCAAGGCGGCAAAGCAGGGTGACCTCCCGCTTGTCGGGACGCTGATGTACCTGTTCATCCTGCTTATTGTCGGCCTGAATATCGTACAGGACTTCGCGTACACGATTATCGACCCGCGTGTGGGGTACGACGGATGA
- a CDS encoding ABC transporter substrate-binding protein → MERRSFLKATGSAAAAAALAGCSSDSDSDGTEDEAGTGDGMDSTDSSGGDVGTDLKEDGDLWRVNTGTMTTMDPIEATDTQSGIVIQQMFDPLMNYPNSQPAVEGLMAADYEVSDDFTTYTFQLKDATFHNGDTVTASDFAYAFERLTASDNSSRAYFVLDSLGVTHETTTETVDGEEQEVYKPGTLGVTAVDETTLEIQLDAPFASTLEMLAYSSFSPVPEGLVGDIEGYDGEMTQAEFSSSNPIGNGPFEFDTWDSGTEARVGAYDDYYGESPSVDGVHFAVIESDSANYNYAMNRNADIFELPTAQYDPGKVSVEEEDDQGRQIGTYGELRNGATANYSGVSTIGVFYLGFNMANVPKPVRQAVAYAMNQHTVVEQVFKQRGEPAYNFTPKSIFPGGAQNYNDRAENEYPYGYDDSQLGQARSVMEEAGYGENERVAIELTIYESGVWSETASILRDQLQSVYIDLEVNQAPFNTLLERGRNGELEMYSLGWVADWPAPDNFLQLLNPPQTDTSLDFPISYVNWQPENGDAAQQAEEAYQSLSDNPAPTEEDQAARNDAYIKLENANWEDVAMLPVYHELRELFWYDHVDFTPPAGMGPSRQKMNTVSLGERE, encoded by the coding sequence ATGGAGCGTCGATCGTTTCTGAAAGCGACGGGCAGTGCTGCGGCCGCCGCAGCACTGGCAGGATGTTCAAGTGATAGTGACAGTGACGGAACTGAGGACGAGGCGGGGACCGGAGACGGTATGGACTCGACGGACAGCAGTGGGGGCGATGTCGGGACCGACCTGAAAGAGGACGGTGACCTCTGGCGAGTCAATACGGGGACGATGACGACGATGGACCCGATCGAGGCGACCGACACCCAGTCGGGGATTGTCATCCAGCAGATGTTCGACCCGCTGATGAACTATCCCAACAGCCAGCCTGCTGTAGAGGGGCTTATGGCTGCGGATTACGAGGTATCCGACGACTTCACGACCTATACGTTCCAGTTGAAGGACGCGACCTTCCACAACGGAGACACCGTAACCGCCAGTGACTTCGCCTACGCGTTCGAGCGGCTGACTGCATCTGACAACTCCAGTCGTGCCTACTTCGTTCTGGACTCGCTGGGCGTCACACACGAAACGACGACCGAGACGGTCGACGGCGAAGAACAGGAAGTGTACAAGCCCGGGACACTCGGCGTCACGGCCGTTGACGAAACAACGCTCGAGATCCAGCTAGACGCACCGTTCGCCTCCACGCTGGAGATGCTCGCGTACTCCTCCTTCTCACCGGTTCCCGAGGGCCTGGTTGGCGACATCGAAGGGTACGACGGCGAGATGACCCAGGCCGAGTTCTCCAGTTCGAACCCCATCGGGAACGGCCCCTTCGAGTTCGATACATGGGACTCCGGAACTGAAGCCAGAGTCGGCGCATACGACGACTACTACGGCGAGAGCCCGAGCGTCGACGGCGTCCACTTTGCGGTCATCGAGAGCGATTCGGCCAATTACAACTACGCGATGAACCGCAATGCCGACATCTTCGAGTTGCCCACGGCGCAGTACGACCCCGGGAAGGTATCCGTTGAGGAAGAAGACGACCAGGGTCGTCAGATCGGGACCTACGGCGAGTTGCGTAACGGCGCGACGGCCAACTACTCCGGTGTGTCGACCATCGGTGTGTTCTACCTCGGATTTAACATGGCCAACGTGCCCAAGCCCGTCCGTCAGGCGGTCGCGTACGCGATGAACCAGCACACCGTTGTCGAGCAGGTCTTCAAGCAGCGCGGCGAGCCCGCGTACAATTTCACGCCGAAGTCCATCTTCCCCGGCGGTGCCCAGAACTACAACGACCGCGCCGAAAACGAGTACCCGTACGGCTACGACGACAGCCAGCTCGGCCAGGCCCGTTCGGTGATGGAAGAGGCCGGCTACGGCGAAAACGAGCGTGTCGCCATCGAGCTGACGATCTACGAGTCCGGTGTCTGGAGCGAAACGGCAAGCATCCTCCGGGACCAGCTTCAGAGCGTCTACATCGACCTCGAAGTCAATCAGGCGCCGTTCAACACGCTGCTCGAACGTGGCCGCAACGGCGAGCTAGAGATGTACTCGCTTGGCTGGGTCGCCGACTGGCCCGCCCCGGACAACTTCCTCCAGCTGCTGAACCCGCCACAGACCGATACGAGCCTCGACTTCCCGATTTCCTACGTCAACTGGCAGCCGGAGAACGGCGACGCCGCACAGCAGGCAGAGGAGGCATACCAGTCGCTCAGCGATAACCCGGCACCGACAGAAGAAGACCAGGCCGCCCGGAACGACGCGTACATCAAACTGGAGAACGCGAACTGGGAAGACGTCGCAATGCTGCCGGTGTATCACGAACTGAGGGAGCTGTTCTGGTACGACCACGTCGACTTTACCCCGCCGGCTGGGATGGGGCCGAGCCGCCAGAAGATGAACACTGTGTCTCTCGGAGAGAGAGAGTAG
- a CDS encoding MOSC domain-containing protein gives MAHVERLTVYPVKALDGMDCDSVSIRPGGTLAHDREFAMFDADGDVVNGKRTDRVHDIDTSYDTGTGTLSVTTDGDSVSFELRDADDRARAAEWLSAFFDVDLTVERDETLGYVDRREMGPSVISTATLETVASWFDDVTVEGLRRRLRANVEIGGVPAFWEDRFVGTDAPAFRAGGVRFEGVTPCGRCVVPQRDPDTGRETPEFRERFIERRRETFPEWADRDAFDHFYTLMLIARVPEGDRGADLAVGDLVEVVSTDET, from the coding sequence GTGGCACACGTCGAGCGACTCACCGTCTACCCCGTCAAGGCACTGGACGGCATGGACTGCGACTCTGTATCGATCCGCCCGGGCGGGACGCTGGCGCACGACCGCGAGTTCGCCATGTTCGACGCCGACGGCGACGTGGTCAACGGGAAGCGGACCGACCGCGTCCACGACATCGACACCAGCTACGACACCGGAACGGGAACGCTGTCGGTCACCACTGACGGCGATAGCGTGTCGTTCGAACTCCGGGATGCGGATGACCGCGCCCGAGCAGCCGAATGGCTCAGCGCGTTTTTCGACGTGGACCTGACCGTCGAGCGCGACGAGACGCTCGGATACGTCGACCGGCGGGAGATGGGCCCGTCGGTCATCAGCACTGCGACGCTTGAGACCGTGGCATCGTGGTTCGACGACGTGACCGTCGAAGGGCTGCGACGGCGGCTCCGCGCGAACGTCGAAATCGGCGGCGTTCCGGCGTTCTGGGAGGACCGCTTCGTCGGTACGGACGCTCCTGCCTTCCGGGCCGGCGGCGTCCGCTTCGAAGGGGTGACACCTTGCGGTCGCTGTGTCGTCCCCCAGCGGGACCCTGACACCGGTAGGGAAACCCCGGAGTTCCGGGAGCGGTTCATCGAACGCCGGCGAGAGACGTTTCCGGAGTGGGCTGACCGGGACGCCTTCGATCACTTCTACACCCTGATGCTCATCGCCCGCGTTCCCGAGGGCGACCGCGGTGCGGACCTCGCCGTCGGGGACCTCGTCGAGGTCGTGTCGACGGATGAGACGTAG
- a CDS encoding peptidylprolyl isomerase encodes MSDLTATLHTTEGEIEVELYDERVPTTVENFVGLAEGADDYDGTEVGPGTGAWEDPESGEKRIDPLYTDIDIHRIIEDFMIQMGDPTGTGRGGPGYSFDDEFHDELSHDGPGVLSMANSGPNTNGSQFFITLDAQPHLDGKHAVFGKVIDGMEVVESIGSVDTDRNDAPTEEMLLESVEIHR; translated from the coding sequence ATGAGTGACCTGACTGCGACCCTCCACACGACAGAGGGCGAGATCGAAGTTGAACTGTACGACGAGCGCGTACCGACCACCGTCGAGAACTTCGTCGGCCTGGCCGAGGGTGCCGACGACTACGACGGGACCGAAGTCGGTCCGGGGACCGGTGCGTGGGAAGACCCCGAATCCGGCGAGAAGCGCATCGACCCACTGTACACCGACATCGACATCCACCGCATCATCGAGGACTTCATGATCCAGATGGGCGACCCGACCGGCACCGGCCGCGGCGGCCCTGGTTACTCCTTCGACGACGAGTTCCACGACGAACTCAGTCACGACGGCCCGGGCGTCCTCAGCATGGCCAACAGCGGCCCGAACACCAACGGCTCGCAGTTCTTCATCACGCTCGACGCCCAGCCCCACCTCGACGGCAAACACGCCGTCTTCGGGAAAGTCATCGACGGGATGGAGGTCGTCGAATCCATCGGCAGCGTCGACACCGACCGCAACGACGCGCCGACCGAGGAGATGCTGCTCGAATCCGTCGAGATTCACCGGTAA